AGTATTGTTTCTAAGAGTATCTTTAGTTtagtacttttattttatagctTATGCTTTACATATactttttaagtaaaaaaaaatccttctatttctttcttgtttttttaaagtgaatttACATTTCATCcctttatatattgtaaatgaATTCTATcactaattaataaattttaacctATCTACATAAAATTATACATAAGTAATTTAATATCAATTCGATAAtagctcaaaacaaaaaaaaaattaagtaagaTGAACTTTAATCCTACTAAAGCCAAGTTTACactaacttatatattttaaattaacttatatattttaaattaattttatctttagtcaATATAAatcttaaactaaaaataatcataattataattaattatattatattatattatattataatatttatattggtTATCTACATTTAAATTGCCATATAATTATCCAATTTAATAGTCTAATGGagcacaaataattaaaatataaagataacaAACACAAATTAGCTTAACTTATTATATAAAGAGGTAATTagaattctaattttaaaaagttaatatttatcTCATCCAATTAGACTTTTAAAGCTACTTATtgtgattttaaaaattgtaaaacaaagcAAGACACTCAAACTAATCATCTTTATTAGATTCATGTAGAAAATGATAGAACATGTGATTTTCTTGGAATGtatgaaaatcatattttatttaacttaaaacTTACGATGAAAGGAAAGTTGATAGCAAAGTAAATGAGGTGTTTCGAATAATATTCATAGCATTGCATTAATCTTCTTCCTCCGATAGTTTTGGTCCAAGGTTGAAGGTCCTACTCTGCTTgatttcatcaattttttcataGTCCTCTTTTGTCAATGACCAATCAAATATTTCCAGGTTTTGCTTCATTCTCTCCTTGTTGTAGCTCTTAACCACGATAGTTACCCCTAACTCATACAACCATCTAAGGGAtacctaataaattaaaaagaattaggtcagttttttttaattaaataagtgtgagtttaagtctaatattatataaaagtaaaaaaatttaaatatcatatgaaaaaattataaatttaatatttattttagattaaaagtGGTTTGaatcatttatataaattggaatcaaattatatttatataatctcTTCATAATCTGTTCGGAAGGGGTTTTCCTCGATCTTCATGAATAAGTATTGAAACCAAAATGTTCAGTTACAtgatattgttttgtttttatgtttgattgaaatATGAAGTATATAGTTGTTTGGCCATTTTGACATCTATGTTTGAGAAAGGaagttgaatttaaaattattacctGAGCAACAGATTTGCCATGAGCTTCTCCAATTTGCTTGAGCAATTCATTGTCCATTACTTTATTAGAACCCCAGAAGCTTCCTACGGACCCCAAAGGACTACACGCAGTTACAACTATACCCTCTTTTTGGCATAATTCTCTCAACTTCTTTTGTTGCCAAATAGGATTCAACTCAACCTGTTTCACACTATTAAAGTCACCATCCAATTCATTTTTATCTAAGATTAAAAGTCAGGAAATGGTATAAccaaagtttatttatttaaatttaagtcttttataaatttcaatatttttagctgagttttttttaaataattatttattgagtattgaaaattttaatatttttaatttattttatatcgtttaactttttattaattagggGATTTGTGTGATATATTGTCCTTATATTACTTCCTTTTTCTTTACCTATTAAAAATGaggatttttttattaataaaaaataatattaaatgaataaaagacGCTTATATCTTATATTAACTATTATAATACCTAAGTTAACAAGTAAAAGGCTGGAAAATggtataataaaaattgaataattttttctaatcatttattcaacacatttttttcttttttagtattGTAAAAGTTTATCTTTTTAACAATCATATTACCTTTATAAAAACAATGTATTATTGTAAAAACATGATTACAAAATTATGGGCTTACTTGATTGACAGAAGTAGGAATAGTAGCAAAAGAAAGGAGGTTTTCAAGTTTATGACAATTGAAATTGCTGACTCCAATGAATTTTGTAAGGCCTTGCTTTTGGCACTCCTCCATTGCTTGCCACACACCCTTTAAGTCAAATGATGTTATTGCCTCTTCAGGAAAAGGGTAATCCCAATCTCCATGAATCATTGCAACGGGCCATTGAACCAAATAAAGATCCAAATATTTCAAGTTCAAAGACCTGCATTAGTTTTAGGCCCCACACAGCCCagtttttaatattcaaaattacaCTCTAccattgattaaaatttattaaaattataaaatcagcTGAGGAAAAGACATTAATACtatgtttaataattaatattagttggtaatatattattattgtaatcaTAATTATTCTCATATAAGGGAACGTAGATGCAATTGAGGAATTTTATACTTACTGAAGTGTTTTATGGATAGCAGGAAGAACAAGATGAGGAAAATTATCAGTGCACCAAAGTTTGGAAGTGATGAAGAGATCGTCTCTAGAGGCTATGAGGCCAAGTTGAAGTGCTTCAGCTATAGCTTCTCCAAGGGGTTTTTCAGAGCCATATATTTTTGCAGTGTCAAAGTGTCTGTAACCTACTTTGATAGCTTCTAACAATGCTTCTTTGGTGTCAGCGATGAAAGGTGAAGCAGTGCCAAATCCAATCACAGGCATTTTGTGATGATTCGAAGAAGATTGAAGCACCACATGAGGGATGTTTGATGAAGACATGTTTCTTTTCGTGACAATATAATTCGTCAAAATGTGTTTAGATGAACTGATATCccatgataaaaaaagaaactatGACTATTTTTATAGGTGTAtgatatatacataaatattgaatttgatttaattataattgtcatgaatttatttatttttaattaaatttatttattaatataatatcaaaatttatctAGATAAGGTTTGTTGAAACCGATCATCCATAAATATTTAGGtcttatatcaattaaaaataaaattaacttaaaatatataagtaatcACAATATTGTATTAATTTCTATGGTAATTTGACTCtatctcttattttttataattattatttcagtTTATAGATATGTATCATGGTCCACTAagtgtatttataaataaatttattaataattaatgatatatttacTGTCAAAATTACTATTAATGAGACTAACGTGACATATAGttaatattactatttattgtatttaacttttaaatttaatgtcaTTAATGTAAGGTTCAGCCTATATTAATGTGCATGAAATACTAATATGTATTATGTTTATTAGATATGACTTGTAATTATTATACATGAGATTCTTTTTTGgtataataattgttttctaaattaaaatatttaaaaataatgagataaagtgttttaaagttaaaataattcaatgaaataaatataatttattaaactcGTCTCGTTACTTGAAacataaaacatttttctaaaattctttCTCTTAACTTCCTCTCgtttctttctaaaatttttaactcCTCGATCATATGTCTGATGATCAAGAAGTTCATAGGAGATCACGGTATAGTAATCTCCAGTTCTATCCGAACCATTTTTAgtatagagcaagtaagtttcgactcttttttctctttcgttCTTAGTTTGAGATCGTGCATAAGGATCCTTCGACGCATGTGTTTTAAGATTTCTTCTCCTAATTTTTTGGTACTttatgtaatctttctttcatttgatacaaatgcatgttaattaattattttatgtatgattttagtttgttttgaccgattatttgtgtttttctcCTTTATAAGTGGATCttgttttctctctcattggtgacgacactttattccgacgaatacacattttgaaggttagttttcgttttgaagaacttatttgttaaacttatttgttgttttttttgttgaacttgtttgttgttgttgttttgttgaacttgtttgttgttggttattgttgtttgattgactttgttgttggttattgttgtttgttgttgatactacgctacacgttcatagtttatgctttataaaataccaaaaactgaaatttgttctttttttgcttttcagatCTAGTAGaattgtaaaaaaggatcacaattaattaaaaaaacaaaaaaaaattaacgtcgtatattgataaaattcaacgttaatttaacgttgtatattgacaaaattaatttaagtttgtatattcataaaattcgacgttaatttaacgttgTATATTGACataatttaacgtctcccgatatgatgTCGCCCTCGAATTCGACATGAAAGACCTAAAATATTcaacgttatacgctgtttttgtactagtgatacactgatttatatttttaatcaacactaatttatatatttgacgAGTAAGCTGTACATATTTCTTGTATATCTTTTATATGGTTAAAGAATCtaccttatttttatatttttataaagtctactgtttatatttttataaatatattaacttttaaagttataaattatttttaaaattgattttattcaaaatttaattatacacttaaaaatatttattggttTTTTTCTCTGTctctaattcatttttaataatacaCAAATCAATATCAATCCGTGTGTAAGCACGAGTTTAAATCTAGGTTAAAAAAGTTATCATCGAATTCACTCCAATGGACTTTTAAAGCAACTTATtgtgattttaaaaattgtaaaacaaagcATGACACTCAAACTAATAATCTTTATTAGATTCATGTAGAAAATGATAGAACATATGATTTTCTTGGAATGtatgaaaatcatattttattgaaCTTAAAACTTAGATGAAAGGAAGTTGATAGCAAAGTAAATGAGGTGTTTCGAATAATATTCATAGCATTGCATTAATCTTCTTCATCCCAAAGATTTGGTCCAAGGTTGAAGGTCCTACTCTGCTTgatttcatcaattttttcataGTCCTCTTTTGTTAATGACCAATCAAatatttccaaattttgtttCATCCTCTCCTTGTTGTAGCTTTTAACCACGGTAATTACCCCTACCTCATACAACCATCTAAGAGATACCTAATAAACCACAAAAAACTATGTTAGTATCGACACAAATAAACACACAcatgtatataataatataaagccattattttaaggttttatattgaaagtattattaattaaactcaaaatcacatttatataattttcctATAATGAATAATCTTTTATAAGGAACTCCCTtcagtcccacattggataaatATTGGAATCAAAATgcttaattcaaattattacctgAGCAACAGATTTGCCATGAGCTTTTCCAATTTGCTTGAGCAATTCGTTGTCCATGACTTTATTGGAACCCCAAAAGCTTCCTACCGATCCCAAAGGACTGTACGCAGTTACAATTATACCCTTTTTTTGGCAGAATTCTCTCAACTTCTTTTGTTGCCAAGCAGGATTCAACTCAACCTGTGTTTGAAGGTATTAAAGTTAgcatttaattcatttttatgtaaattacaatattaaagACCGGAAAtggtataataaaaaatattttatttaaattttaagttccttataaattttaatattttctattaaatttttattaaaataaatatctattggtatgcaaaattttaatattttttagtttaagtttatattgtttaactttttattaattaggaTTTTTGTCTGttatattattcatattcaatgttattttaattattataaaacaat
This Vigna angularis cultivar LongXiaoDou No.4 chromosome 4, ASM1680809v1, whole genome shotgun sequence DNA region includes the following protein-coding sequences:
- the LOC108331456 gene encoding NAD(P)H-dependent 6'-deoxychalcone synthase — its product is MSSSNIPHVVLQSSSNHHKMPVIGFGTASPFIADTKEALLEAIKVGYRHFDTAKIYGSEKPLGEAIAEALQLGLIASRDDLFITSKLWCTDNFPHLVLPAIHKTLQSLNLKYLDLYLVQWPVAMIHGDWDYPFPEEAITSFDLKGVWQAMEECQKQGLTKFIGVSNFNCHKLENLLSFATIPTSVNQVELNPIWQQKKLRELCQKEGIVVTACSPLGSVGSFWGSNKVMDNELLKQIGEAHGKSVAQVSLRWLYELGVTIVVKSYNKERMKQNLEIFDWSLTKEDYEKIDEIKQSRTFNLGPKLSEEED